In Halomicrobium zhouii, the sequence GTCCGTCGACGACGGTGAATTCGTCACGATCGTCGGTCCGTCGGGATCGGGGAAGTCGACGCTGTTGCGCATGCTAGCGGGGCTGGAATCGATTACGGACGGGACGATTTCGATCGACGGCAAGACGATCAACGATGTACCACCCCAGTACCGCGGCGTCGCGATGGTCTTTCAGGAATATGCCCTCTATCCACACATGAGCGTCCGGAAAAACATGGCCTACGGTCTCAAATTGACCACCGACCTCTCGACGGACGATATCGACCGCCGCGTCGAGGAGACCGCGGAGATGATGGGGATCGAAGACCTCCTGGAGAAGAAACCGGGCAACCTCTCCGGTGGGCAACAACAGCGCGTGGCGACTGGTCGGGCGATCGTCCGTGATCCAGAGGTGTTCCTGTTCGACGAGCCGCTCTCGAACCTGGACGCCAAGCTCCGGCTTCACATGCGCACGGAACTCCAGCGGCTCCAGGAAGACCTGAACACCACTTCGATCTACGTGACTCACGACCAGTCCGAAGCGATGACCATGAGCGACCGGATCGTGATTCTCGACGAGGGTGAGATCCAGCAGGTCGGGACTCCAGCGGAGGTGTACGCCTCCCCCAGTAACAGGTTCGTCGCGGACTTCATCGGCAGTCCGTCGATGAACTTCTTCGACGTGACGCTCGATGGGGATCGACTCGTCGGTGCCGACTTCGAATACACGGTGTCAGATGCGTTTCTCGACAGAGTCGACCAGAACCGGGACGCCAGCGACCTCGTCCTCGGTATCAGGCCCGAACACGTCGTCCTGGCCGACGACGGTCCCAACACGATCGAGGTCCAGCTGGACGTCCTCGAACACGAGGGGAGCGACAACTACCTCTACCTCGTCAACGAGGACACGGAGTGGACTGTCAGAGTCCCTGGTAACGAGATGGTCGAAGCCGGTGCGCACGTTGGGCTGGGGCTTCCAGAAGAGCACCTCCACCTGTTCGACCAGGAGACTGGCCGTCGTGTCCTTCGCAGAGAGGGCTCGATTCCCTCGGCGACGGCGCCTGCGGAGTGACCGTTCCGACACCCACCACCCGACTGCGGTCTTCTTCCATTCCCGGTTCTGCTTCGTGTCCCGTCACTCGAACGCCGCTTCACTCGATGCCGATTACGTCGATTTCGATCGCTCGAATGTCTTCGACGACTGCGCCATACCCACCGACGGTGTACTCGCCGTCGCCGGTCCGAATTCGCAGTGCGGCCTGGATGAACTGTTGGGCGAAGGTCGTGTCTCTCGTCGGGTAGACGTCCGTGTAGATGACGTCGACTACTTCGCCCTCCACTTCGACCATCTCGTGGCTCCGCAGGTCGACGCCGTTGACTCGCACTCTCACTGTTTCGTCCTCGGTGTGGAGCATCTCGAGGTCGCGGATGAGCTGCCGGACCGAGACGTACGTTTCCGGGTGACCGACCGACTCAGAGTAGAGTGTGTCCCACGGTTCCCACAGCTGGAGCTGAAAGAACCAGTGGAGAAACGACGTGAGGGTGTTGTCATCGACGACCAGCCCGTACTCGCCGTCTAACTCGTTGTCGATGGCGAGGACGGCGATGGACCCGTCGATGAGGGCGACGAACGGTCCGTTCGCTTCGCACCGACGAGCCTCCGTGGCGACACGAGAGAACATGTCGGGGAGGTCCTCCGTCGTGCTATCGGCCGGGTCGAAATTCAGGGCGATGCGAACCGTCACTCCTCGTTCGTGAATGGTACCGAGTACCGCTTCCATTTCGACGAGTTCAGCGGGCGACGCACAGATCTGCACGACGTGGTTCGCTTCACTGACGTAATCGATGGCTTTCTCGATCGTGCCCTTCTGCGTCTGGAAGACGCTGATATCGGTGTGTTCGATGCTCGGCCGGTCCCACACGTCCTCGAGTTCGTCCGCCGCATTTTCGAACCCGTCTGCCCACTCCCGGAGCTCCTCGACGGCCCGGTCGACGTTGGGGATACGTGCGCGAAGCGTATCCTGCTCGTACGTCTCGACGTACCCATCGGCAGCCAGGTCTCTGAGTACGTCGTACAACCGGGCCCTCGGGACGGAGCATATGTCCGTAAGATCCCCGACCGACGCATCGTGCAGCCGGAGCAGCCCCAGATACGCTTCGGCTTCGTATTCCGAGAACCCCGCCCGAGAAAGCACCGCCGTGAGTTCGTCGTCGTTCATACGGGGGGAAACACCTGGACTGATAAAAACTCCCCGTGAGTGCCGGGAAGCAGCCACCGATCCTACCTCGTTCACTCATTGCAAACGTTTATCCAGACAGCGGCTAATCCGCCAGTATGCCATCGAATCGGGTCATGGCGACCGAAACCGCCGTCGAGATACTCGAATCGCTCGCCAACCTCGAGTCTGCTGGCGTTACGGAACTCGCGGACGCCGTGGACGGCTCGAAGGGGAACGTCCACAAACACCTCAAGACGCTGGAAGCGGCCAACTTCGTCTGTGAGCGCAACGGCCGCTACGAGCTCGGACTCCGGTTCCTGGAGTTCGCGACGGCAGCAAAATGGAACGAGCGTATCTACCGGGTGAGCCGGCATCCCGTCGCCCAGCTCGCAAACAACACCGGGACGACGGCGACGCTCGTCGTCCCAGAGGGGTTCGACGGCGTCTATCTCCACACCGCCTCACAGAGTGGAAAAGCGGCGAAGAAACCAGTGGAGGGGCGCCGCGCGCCGCTCGACGAACTCACCACTGGACTCGCCATCCTCTCCCAGTATTCCCCAGACAGGCAGGAAGAAGCCATGTCTGCACTGTCACTGGCAGACGCGGAAGCGATGGATCTCAGGGACCAGCTAGACCGGATCCAACAACGCGGTATCGTCGTCCAGTCCGACGATTCGGAAATGGCAGCCATGGCTGCGCCAATTACTGTCGAAGACGGCCGTCCAGTTGGCGCGATCGGCCTCTGGCAACGGGAGTCAGATGGTGGAAACAAGCGCGTGGAATCCGATTTCGAGAAACTCGTCCGCAATGCGGCAGGGACGGTTTCGAATCGACTTTCGCTCAGTGAATGACTCGCTCGTTCACTGACTTAGAACGATATTGCAACAACCACTGCCATACCATAATTCAGGTTACACGACCCTGATCGGTTCGCGTATCAGCGCTTCAGGCACAACTCTTGACGACTGCGTTGTTACTACACCAGTACTCACATAGGTTTTGCCTGGAAACAGCCGGAGTTTGCAGACGTTCCCAGCGGGGGACGAAGCTGGCACGGTCGAGTCCACGGACAGTACCTCCTGGGACAGCAGCTAATATAACAACAGTAACCCTGTTATTCCTGTGGTACCACGAGACGGACCGGTAGCACATCCATCCGTCTTCAGGCGCGAGAGGAGGTCGATCGTCGTGGAACTCGTCCGATCCGAAGGTGTTGCCGTGGCGACAGTCTCCAGCTGGTGGTGATCTCCCGGTAGCAGCCGCCACTCGACCGGCGAATTGTGAAACATATACTGATTCAATGTATATAAGAAATTGAACCAATCGCCTGGTCGATTCTCGCAGTCCTATCCACGACTCTGGACGTGTAACTCGTCCGGGTGAGACAGTTGCGGCTCGCCACACTGCGGCCCCTTCGGTCGCATCAATCGCCAGAATTCCCCGGCTACTGTGTAGCTCCGTCGCCAGCCGGATGATCTCGGGCTATCGTGGCATCTCGAACATCTGCTGGTGCGTACTCACGGCCCCGAAATTGGGCATTTGAATCGTCCCTCGAACGAGAATTCGAGCAATATGCGACGTTCGATACAGGATGAGCAGGTGCCGTCGTTACTGCAGATCGAGAAGGGTCTTTTCGCTCGCAAATCGACACGGCCTCCCAGTCAGCGTCGCCGTCGTACCCTTCCAGGCCCGCCGGTTCTGGGCTTCGAGTGCAAGTTTTCTGGGCCTGCTTTTCTCCCGGCCTCGTGAAGTGGACTAGTTACGCGTGCACGACGAAACCGACTCGCACTATATCATATGAATTCAAACAATTTTCGATACATATAGAAACTATTACACTACTTCGAACGCCCTGATCCGGACTGTATTGCTCGTCTGAACAAGGCCGAACATGGGGGTGTACTCGACACACGTCGACGACACAAAGTTTCGCGATGAACCGGATTTCGGCTCTGGAGATTCGCTATTCGTCGTCAGTGACACAGCTCGTGTTACTCGATCTCGTCCCTCGCGATCCCGTCGTGGCCACACGTCGAACACCGTCCAGCGCTGAGGTCGACTCCCGTTCCGCAGTGCCTGCATTC encodes:
- a CDS encoding ABC transporter ATP-binding protein, which translates into the protein MGTIDINEVRKMYDSEEGSIVAVDGVSLSVDDGEFVTIVGPSGSGKSTLLRMLAGLESITDGTISIDGKTINDVPPQYRGVAMVFQEYALYPHMSVRKNMAYGLKLTTDLSTDDIDRRVEETAEMMGIEDLLEKKPGNLSGGQQQRVATGRAIVRDPEVFLFDEPLSNLDAKLRLHMRTELQRLQEDLNTTSIYVTHDQSEAMTMSDRIVILDEGEIQQVGTPAEVYASPSNRFVADFIGSPSMNFFDVTLDGDRLVGADFEYTVSDAFLDRVDQNRDASDLVLGIRPEHVVLADDGPNTIEVQLDVLEHEGSDNYLYLVNEDTEWTVRVPGNEMVEAGAHVGLGLPEEHLHLFDQETGRRVLRREGSIPSATAPAE
- a CDS encoding TrmB family transcriptional regulator produces the protein MNDDELTAVLSRAGFSEYEAEAYLGLLRLHDASVGDLTDICSVPRARLYDVLRDLAADGYVETYEQDTLRARIPNVDRAVEELREWADGFENAADELEDVWDRPSIEHTDISVFQTQKGTIEKAIDYVSEANHVVQICASPAELVEMEAVLGTIHERGVTVRIALNFDPADSTTEDLPDMFSRVATEARRCEANGPFVALIDGSIAVLAIDNELDGEYGLVVDDNTLTSFLHWFFQLQLWEPWDTLYSESVGHPETYVSVRQLIRDLEMLHTEDETVRVRVNGVDLRSHEMVEVEGEVVDVIYTDVYPTRDTTFAQQFIQAALRIRTGDGEYTVGGYGAVVEDIRAIEIDVIGIE
- a CDS encoding IclR family transcriptional regulator, with protein sequence MPSNRVMATETAVEILESLANLESAGVTELADAVDGSKGNVHKHLKTLEAANFVCERNGRYELGLRFLEFATAAKWNERIYRVSRHPVAQLANNTGTTATLVVPEGFDGVYLHTASQSGKAAKKPVEGRRAPLDELTTGLAILSQYSPDRQEEAMSALSLADAEAMDLRDQLDRIQQRGIVVQSDDSEMAAMAAPITVEDGRPVGAIGLWQRESDGGNKRVESDFEKLVRNAAGTVSNRLSLSE